From Apium graveolens cultivar Ventura chromosome 9, ASM990537v1, whole genome shotgun sequence, the proteins below share one genomic window:
- the LOC141684984 gene encoding uncharacterized protein LOC141684984 — protein MAMFTKTQQERNMGGVACNIYGMKGHLSEKCWKVIGYPQWHPKSNRPQQGPQGPKKNFTANRWGNTSKNNPRFVANAQTSEASLVFTPEQLEQLAKLMPQLAQQTKNSDTDKEIDFHFSGMISSCHAVGVSTEWIVDSGASDHMTPHGSALINTYPLLGFQSINLPTGDKVIISKKGQLLLAPTLFLDNVLVVPTFRHNLLSVQRLIAVGNCDVQFSPTHCIIVDKTTRHIHAVGVARNGLYYVDTVASKSQIGMSAINSTTTASDRDLALPQQNARAERKHRHILEVARAIRFHAGLPLYLWSPCVLTTVHIINKLPTVVLKNKSPHELLYNTVPEYDNLRIFGCLAFAYNPTPPTDKFDHRGVPCIFLGYPAGTKGYKLMNLLTKKEFTSRDVIFQESIFPFHKNSSNHYMSPTPPSMPTQPTTDMIKDFNLVDLSDNDPDNSPNTSDTNNSPISSSISIPTVSPVPIRKSMRTHKQPTWMQDFHTNNATYSM, from the exons ATGGCCATGTTCACCAAAACTCAACAAGAAAGAAATATGGGGGGAGTGGCTTGCAATATTTATGGTATGAAGGGACATCTTTCTGAAAAATGCTGGAAAGTGATTGGCTATCCACAGTGGCACCCAAAGTCCAACAGGCCGCAACAAGGTCCTCAAGGTCCTAAGAAGAATTTCACTGCAAACAGATGGGGAAACACTTCGAAGAACAACCCCAGATTTGTTGCTAATGCTCAAACTTCGGAGGCATCTTTAGTTTTTACACCAGAACAACTTGAGCAGCTAGCAAAATTGATGCCTCAGCTAGCACAACAGACTAAGAATTCTGACACGGATAAAGAAATTGATTTTCATTTCTCAGGAATGATCTCGAGCTGTCATGCTGTTGGTGTTTCAACTGAGTGGATCGTTGATTCTGGAGCCTCAGACCATATGACTCCTCATGGTTCAGCCTTGATCAACACTTATCCATTGCTTGGTTTTCAAAGCATAAACTTACCTACTGGAGACAAGGTTATTATAAGCAAAAAAGGTCAGCTGCTCTTAGCCCCTACTCTGTTTCTCGATAATGTCTTGGTAGTTCCTACTTTTAGACATAATCTTTTATCTGTGCAAAGATTAATTGCTGTTGGTAACTGTGATGTACAATTTTCACCCACTCACTGTATCATAGTTGATAAAACTACTAGACATATTCATGCTGTTGGTGTAGCAAGAAATGGTTTATATTATGTAGACACTGTAGCCTCGAAATCACAAATTGGTATGTCTGCTATTAATAGTACTACTACTGCTTCTGACAGAGACCTTGCCTT GCCTCAGCAAAATGCGAGAGCCGAGAGAAAACATCGACATATATTGGAAGTTGCTCGTGCAATTCGCTTCCATGCTGGGTTGCCTCTCTATCTCTGGAGTCCATGTGTTCTTACTACTGTACACATTATAAACAAACTGCCCACTGTTGTGTTGAAAAACAAATCCCCACATGAACTTCTATATAATACCGTGCCTGAGTATGACAACTTGAGGATTTTTGGATGCTTAGCCTTCGCCTACAACCCTACACCACCAACTGATAAATTTGATCATAGGGGAGTGCCTTGCATTTTCCTTGGTTACCCAGCTGGTACCAAGGGTTATAAACTCATGAATCTTCTCACTAAAAAAGAATTTACCTCGAGAGATGTCATTTTCCAAGAGTCAATCTTTCCTTTTCACAAAAACTCCTCAAACCACTACATGAGTCCTACACCACCTTCAATGCCCACACAACCTACCACTGACATGATCAAAGACTTCAACTTGGTGGATTTGAGTGATAATGACCCAGACAACTCACCCAACACTTCTGATACAAACAACTCACCAATCTCCAGCTCTATTTCTATCCCTACTGTTTCACCTGTACCTATTCGAAAGTCCATGAGAACCCACAAACAACCTACTTGGATGCAGGATTTTCACACAAATAATGCAACTTACTCTATGTAA
- the LOC141682553 gene encoding FAD-linked sulfhydryl oxidase ERV1, giving the protein MSENPLQSIFKTFEKISLSLQTQLFQLVVSQPNSSNHNTATSTTLVSISNTESTLLPEYSQCHLKISTAQPASKEELGRATWTFLHTLGAQFPDKPTRQQKKDVKELMAIISRIYPCKECADHFKDVLRANPVEAGSQEEFSQWLCRTHNVVNRSLGKLVFPCERVNARWGKLDCEQPRACDLQGRTEPWQ; this is encoded by the exons ATGTCAGAAAATCCCTTACAATCAATTTTCAAAACCTTCGAAAAAATCTCACTGAGTTTACAAACCCAGCTCTTCCAACTCGTTGTTTCTCAACCCAACTCATCAAATCACAATACTGCTACAAGTACTACTTTAGTTTCCATATCAAACACTGAGTCCACTCTTCTGCCCGAGTACTCACAATGTCATTTAAAG ATAAGTACTGCTCAACCAGCGTCTAAGGAAGAGCTTGGAAGGGCTACATGGACGTTTCTTCACACTCTTGGTGCACAG TTTCCAGATAAGCCAACCAGGCAACAGAAGAAGGATGTGAAAGAACTG ATGGCAATAATATCTCGAATATATCCTTGTAAGGAATGTGCAGATCATTTTAAAGATGTCCTAAG AGCAAATCCTGTCGAAGCAGGATCTCAAGAAGAGTTCTCGCAGTGGTTGTGTCGCACACACAATGTTGTTAATAGAAG CCTCGGAAAGCTGGTGTTTCCCTGTGAGCGCGTTAATGCACGGTGGGGGAAGCTAGACTGCGAGCAGCCACGTGCATGTGATCTCCaaggaagaacagaaccttgGCAGTGA
- the LOC141683686 gene encoding putative polyamine transporter At3g19553, which translates to MGEEEVDNVENQVTKTNPKLTLLPLIALIFYEVSGGPFGVEDSVKAGGGPLLSLLGFLIFPLFWSVPEALITAELATSFPKNGGYVIWISSAFGPFWGFQEGYWKWLSGVLDNALYPVLFLDYLKRSIPIFNNLIARVPALLGITATLTYLNYRGLQIVGITAVLLASFSLLPFLVMGVLSIPRIRPKRWLVVKSKKIDWRGYFNSMFWNLNYWDKASTVAGEVEDPSRTFPKALLGAVVVVFTSYLIPLLAGTGAVQTDSNEWSDGYFAEVGMLIGGFWLKWWIQVAAAMSNLGLFEAEMSSDSFQLLGMSEIGMLPAIFAKRSKYGTPTISILCSATGVIFLSWMSFQEILEFLNFLYSIGMLLEFAAFIKLRISKPHLQRPYKVPVETYGAAMLCLPPTVLLVLVMCLASLQTYLVSVAVMIVGFVLFPIVILAKDRNWVHFETEQSIKAFDCDIEGHPILSKEHQEVEDDSLSLLSDPSSMTEQLPQNSEAGVSKLD; encoded by the exons ATGGGGGAAGAAGAGGTTGATAATGTCGAAAATCAAGTAACCAAGACAAACCCTAAGCTAACTTTGTTACCTTTAATTGCTTTGATTTTTTATGAGGTATCTGGGGGTCCATTTGGTGTAGAAGATTCAGTGAAAGCAGGAGGTGGTCCTCTGCTATCTTTGTTAGGTTTCTTGATTTTCCCTTTGTTTTGGAGTGTCCCGGAAGCTCTGATCACAGCTGAGCTTGCCACAAGTTTCCCGAAAAATGGTGGCTATGTCATTTGGATATCGTCCGCTTTTGGCCCGTTTTGGGGTTTTCAAGAAGGATATTGGAAATGGCTTAGTGGGGTTCTGGACAATGCTCTTTATCCGGTTCTGTTTCTTGATTACTTGAAGAGATCTATACCGATTTTTAATAACTTGATTGCTCGAGTTCCAGCTCTTTTAGGAATTACAGCTACTTTGACTTAtttgaattatagaggtttgcAGATTGTTGGGATTACTGCTGTTTTGCTTGCAAGTTTCTCACTTTTGCCGTTTTTGGTAATGGGTGTGCTTTCGATTCCTCGAATTAGGCCTAAACGGTGGCTAGTCGTAAAGTCTAAAAAAATAGATTGGAGGGGATACTTCAATAGTATGTTCTGGAATTTGAACTATTGGGATAAGGCTAGCACAGTTGCAGGAGAGGTAGAAGATCCAAGTCGTACATTCCCGAAGGCACTCCTTGGGGCTGTGGTAGTAGTTTTTACTTCATATCTGATCCCATTGCTTGCTGGCACTGGGGCTGTTCAGACTGATTCAAATGAATGGAGTGATGGATATTTTGCAGAAGTTGGAATGTTGATTGGAGGGTTTTGGCTAAAGTGGTGGATTCAAGTTGCTGCTGCAATGTCTAATCTGGGATTGTTCGAGGCAGAAATGAGCAGTGATTCTTTCCAACTTCTCGGAATGAGTGAGATAGGAATGCTTCCGGCTATATTTGCTAAAAG GTCAAAATACGGAACACCAACTATTAGTATACTTTGTTCGGCTACTGGTGTCATCTTCTTGTCATGGATGAGCTTTCAAGAAATTTTGGAGTTCCTAAACTTCCTCTATTCTATAGGGATGCTTCTCGAGTTTGCAgcttttataaaattgagaatcTCAAAGCCACATCTTCAAAGACCTTACAAGGTTCCTGTTGAAACATATGGTGCAGCAATGCTTTGTTTGCCTCCTACAGTGTTGCTTGTTCTTGTAATGTGTTTGGCATCTTTACAAACATACTTGGTGAGTGTCGCAGTAATGATTGTGGGTTTTGTTTTGTTCCCAATTGTTATTCTTGCGAAGGACAGAAACTGGGTGCACTTTGAGACAGAGCAGTCAATAAAGGCTTTTGATTGTGATATTGAAGGCCATCCAATTTTATCAAAGGAACATCAAGAAGTTGAAGATGATTCATTAAGCCTTCTTTCAGACCCTTCATCTATGACAGAACAGCTGCCCCAAAACTCAGAAGCGGGAGTTTCTAAATTGGATTAG
- the LOC141682581 gene encoding uncharacterized protein LOC141682581: MFAGIVKNGLKKSISGVYIHNTKSISDSIKSPIFKNELHRLNESRFFVTRSKKNMGFSLPGKLIVSRYCSTTSSSTKNGLVGWYLGLIKSRPILTKAVTSAIIYTAADFSSQALSPQTTKQYDLVRTLRMAGIGLICVGPSMHFWFNTVSKVLPKRDIATTLLKIVIGQTLFGPAMTAGFFSVNAGLQGENSTEIIARLKRDLVPTMISGVMYWPFCDFVTFKFVPVHLQPLVSNSFAYLWTVYLTYMASLEKADVW; encoded by the exons ATGTTCGCCGGAATAGTAAAAAATGGCCTTAAAAAATCCATCTCCGGCGTCTACATACACAACACCAAATCAATCTCCGACTCAATCAAATCCCCCATATTCAAAAACGAGTTGCACAGACTCAATGAGTCAAGATTCTTTGTGACTCGTTCCAAGAAAAACATGGGCTTTTCTTTGCCGGGAAAATTGATAGTTTCACGGTATTGTTCAACGACGTCGTCTTCAACAAAGAATGGGTTGGTGGGGTGGTACTTGGGGTTGATTAAGTCTCGCCCAATTCTCACCAAAGCTGTTACGTCTGCAATTATTTATACTGCTGCTGATTTTTCATCTCAG GCGCTTTCTCCGCAAACCACAAAGCAATATGATCTAGTGAGAACACTGCGGATGGCTGGAATTGGGTTGATTTGTGTCGGACCTTCGATGCATTTTTGGTTCAATACAGTTTCAAAGGTCCTCCCAAAGCGTGACATTGCTACAACATTGTTAAAAATTGTTATTGGTCAGACACTATTTGGACCAGCTATGACTGCAGGTTTCTTCTCAGTAAATGCAGGGTTACAAG GTGAAAACAGTACAGAGATCATAGCCAGACTGAAGCGAGACCTGGTCCCTACAATGATCAGTGGAGTCATGTACTGGCCTTTTTGTGATTTTGTAACATTTAAATTCGTTCCTGTTCATTTGCAG CCATTAGTGAGCAATTCATTTGCATATCTCTGGACTGTGTACTTGACATACATGGCAAGCTTAGAGAAAGCAGACGTCTGGTAA